The genomic window GCCACGGCCGCAGCGCCGCCATCACCAGCGGGATCAGCAGCGCGACGAGGCCGCCGAGCAGCACGTACCGGCCGGAGGCGCCGAACATGTCGGAGAACTTGAGGACCACCATGAGGTAGCCGACGGTACCGGCCAGCACCAGGGCGATCCGCTGCCAGAGACCGAAGAAGGTACGCGAGCGCAGCAGGATTGCACTTGAGGTCATCAGCACCAGGGTCCATCCCGACCAGCCCGGGACCGCCATGGTGAAGTGCATCAGGAACGGCAGGACCAGCGCGGAGGAGACCATGCAGACGGTCAGGTAGGTGTCCGCGTCGTTGGCTCGCGTACGGACCAGGTCGGAGTCCTCCGGCTCGATGTCGTACGACATGTCCGCGCCCGTCTTGGGCAACTGCGGACCCCGCAGCCGGGAGAACTTCACCGCCGCCCGGGGCGCGAGCACGACCATCGTCAGGATCAGGGTGACGGCCGTGGCCGAGACCCCGGGAGCGGTCATCTCCGCGATGTCGCGGGTCACCAGGACGAGGACCGCGATCACGGCCGTCACGCCGCCGGCCAGCAACGGCGCGAACGGGATCACCGGCGTGACCGTACGCTGCATGACCAGCAGGAACGCGAACACCGCACCGACCGCGACCGCCGCCGCCAACAGGGCCGGGCCGTTCAGCGAGACCCCGTCCGGATCACCGTCGACCGCGCTGGACGCGCTGACCGCGGCGAAGAACGCCGCACCACCACCGAACAGCAACGGGAACGCGCTGTCGTTCTGCCGGAGAGCGCTGATCACCGCGGCGACGAGCAGGCCCACCGCGAGCACGCCGCCGACGATCACCTGGGGCAGCACCGGGCCCTTGTCGACCAGGACGGCCGCGAGCGCGCCCATCGCCACCAGGGAAAGCACCAGGAACAACACCCGGCGGTACTCCGGCAGCCACCGGTCCCCGCGCCGGTTGACCATCGTGGCGACGCCCTCGGCGAGGTCGTCGAAGGCGAGTTCCGGCAGCGGGTCCTCGGTGGGACGCAGGTGCAGTTCCTCGCCTTCCAGCCAGTCCAGGCTCTCCGGCGTGCCGGCGAACTCGAACGGCGCCTGGCCGAGACGCTGCAGCACCCACGACTCGTCGGGGACGTCACCGTCCGGAACCCGGCTGAGGTTGGTGGTGTGCCGCACCAGCATCGGCATCAGGTTGCCGACCGGCATCCGCATCGGCACGGCCAGGTCGACCTTGCGCTCCGGCCCGATCACGGTGATGCGGCACAGTTGCTCGTTCAATGCGGTACTCACCAGTGAGCCTTTCTCAGGGGACCGTGTCCGGCTCTCACAGGGCCGGGTCCGATACGAAACCGGTCTGCATCAGGCGCACACCGCGGCGGGTCACCAACTGCGCACGTCCCGGCGGAAGCTGCCGGGGTTTCGCCTCACCGAGGAACTTGCCCTCCTCCTTGGGGTAGGAGAAGAGCATCGCGGGGGTGCCCAGCTCCCACATCCGCCGGATGACCGGGTCCATCATCGCCCGCATCGCACCGGAGGTGCTCCGCGCGACGATCAGGTGCAGGCCGATGTACGTGCCCTGGGCCAGCAGCGGGAGCACCGGGTCGAGTGCCGAGCCCATGCCGGTGCCCTTCGCCATCAGGTCGTAGTCGTCGACGATGACGAAGAGTTCCGGGCCCTCCCACCAGTCCCGTTTGCGCATCCGGTCCGAGGAGATCTCCGCACCGGGCATGCGCTTGTTCATCGAGACCGAGGTCTGGCCGGCGAGTTCGTACATCTTGTCGCCAGTGAAGGCGAAGCCCACCTGGTAGGCGGCGTCGATCGCGGTGTCCAGGTCACGACGGGAGTCACCGAGCACGACCTTGGCCTGGTCGGGCTGGTAGCGCTGCTGGATGGCCCGCAGAACGAGACGGAGCATGTTGGTCTTGCCGGTCTCGCTGTCCCCGAAGACCAGCATGTGCGGCGTGACCATGAAGTCGTGCCAGACCGGGGCGAGCCGCTGCTCGTCCTGGCCGATGACCACCTTGAACTCCGGTTCCGGCAACGGCAGTTGCTCGACCATGAGGTGCGCCGGGAGCATCCGCACCGGCGGCGCGGCCGGGCCGGGCCAGAAGGTGCCGATCTCCTCGACCACGGCCTTGGTCGCCTCGGCCAGGTCGTTCACGTCGGAACTGCCGTCCATCCGCGGCAGGGCGGCGAGGAAGTGCAGCGCGCCGTCGGTCAGACCACGGCCGACCTGGTTCGGCACGGTCTGAGCCTTGCGGTTGCCGTGTTCCGACTCCATGGCGTCGCCGAGCCGCAGCTCCAGCTTGGTGCCGAGCAGGTCCCGCATCCAGGTGCGCATCTCCGACCAGCGGGTGGCGGTGACGATCACGTGCACGCCGAACGACAGGCCGCGGGAGGCGAGCTCCTGGAACTTCTGCTCCAGCTCCTGGAAGTCCTGTTTCATCGTGTACCAGCCGTCGATGACCAGGAAGACGTGCCCGAAGTTGTCCTCGATCACGCCCTCGGCCACCCGGGTGAGGTAGGTCGCCATCGAGTCGAGTCCGTGGCTGGCGAACTCGGCCTCGCGCCGCTCCATGACCTGAAGGACCTCTTCGACCGTACGGACCACCCGGTCGCGCTCCATCCGGGTCGCCACCGAGCCGACGTGCGGCAGCCCGGAGATCGAGGCGAGGCCGCCACCGCCGAAGTCCAGCCCGTAGAACTGGACCTCCCGCGGCGTGTTCGCCAGCGACAGCGCCAGGATCAGGCTGCGCAGCAGGGTGGACTTGCCGCTCTGCGGGGCGCCGGCGATACCGACGTGCCCGTCGGCGCCGTTCAGGTCGACCACCAGTAGTTCCCGCAACTGTTCGGCGGGCCGGTCGACGATACCGACCGGGACCCGGAGACCACCCCGGACGTACGGGTCGTCGATGGTCATGCCGCGATCCGGATCGGGCACCACGCTCGGCAGCAGTGAGTCCAGGCTGGGGGCGCTGGACAGTGGTGGCAGCCAGACCTGGCGGGCCGGCGGGCCCGATCCGGCGAGCCGGTCCAGCAGCACCTCGACCAGGCTCGGCCCGTCGGCGGTCGTGGGGGTCTCCTCCGCGGCCTGCTCCGGGCGTTCCGGACCGGGGTCGTGCCGGACGGCGACCTGCCGGGTGGTGAACGGCACCACGTCGGCGGGCAGATCGTCGACGGTCTCGACACTGCCGGCCTTGCGGCCGCTGCCGGTGTACGACCCGGAGACGTACGCCGCCTTGAAACGTACGAGATTAGTGGTGTCGATCTTGAGGAAGCCGTTTCCGGGCTCCGGCGGCAGCTCGTAGGCCGCACCCACCCCGATCACGGACCGGGATTCCATCGACGAGAAGGTCCGCAGGGCCAGCCGGTAGGACAGGTGGCCCTCGACCCGGTTGATCCGGCCCTCGTCGAGACGCTGCGAGGCCAGCAACAGGTGGACACCGAGCGACCGGCCCAGACGCCCGATGGAGACGAACAGGTCCATGAACTCGGCCTTGCTCGACAGCAGCTCGGAGAACTCGTCGACGATGATCAGCAGCACCGGGAACGGCACGAGCTGCGCGCCGTTGCCACGCGCCTTCTCGTAGTCGAACAGCGACGCGTAACCGCTGGCCCGCAGCATCTCCTGACGCCGGGTCATCTCACCGTTGAGCGCGTCCTGCATGCGGTCGACCAGCGGCAGTTCGTCGGCCAGGTTGGTGATGACCGCCGAGGTGTGCGGCAGCTTCTCCATGCCGATGAATGTCGCGCCGCCCTTGAAGTCGACGAGCACCAGGTTGAGGATCTCCGAGCTGTGCGTCGCGGCCAGACCGCACACGAGCGTACGGAGCAACTCCGACTTGCCGGAACCCGTGGCGCCGATGAGCAGACCGTGTGGTCCCATGCCGCCCTGCGCCGACTCCTTGAGGTCGAGTTCGATGACCTCGCGCTCCTCGGTCACGCCGATCGGCACCATCAGACGGTTGCGCTGCGGGGTCCGGGTCCGCCACAGCGCCTGCACGTCGAAGGTCATCGCGTCCCGGATGCCGAGCAGCGTGGTCAGTTCGAAGCTGGTCTCCAGCGGTTCGTCGGAGACCTCCAGCGTGCCGCTGGTCCGCTTCGGGGCGATGATCCGGGCCAGGGCCTCGCACTGGACGTCGTCCAGGCTGTCCCGCTGCGCCGAACCGGTGGCGGCACCGGCCGGGAACTCCACCACGTCGTCCTTGACCGTGAGCCGCAGAACCTTGGGGCCACCGGGCATCGCACCGGTGAGATCGAGCAGGACCGTGTTACGGATGCCCGCGCCGAGCAGGCGAGAGCTGTCCGGCAGGTCGACCAGGTGGGCGATGATCACGACAAGCGGCTCGGCCGACGTCGACCGCACGTTCTTGTCGTGATCGCCGCGGTCGGTGACGTCGGGCCCCAGCATGTCCATCAGCGCTTCGTGGGTGCCGGCGAACATCCGCACCGGCCCGGCGGCGTCGAACGCGGTCGGGTGCGCGTTGTGCGGCAGCCACTTGATCCACTCCCAGGGGCCGCGGTGGACCTCCGCGGCGAGCACCGCGATCCGCAGTTCGTCCGGGGCGTGGAAGGTGGCGAGCTGGGCCACCATGGCCCGGGCCAGATCGATGGCCGGGTCGATGGCACCCTCGAACTCGACGCTGGTGAAACTGGTCAGGCCGACCGAGGTCGGAATTCCGGAGACCGTCTGGTACGCCTCGGAGAAGCGCCGCAGCGAGATCGAGGAGAGTGGTTCGAGATCCTCGATCGGCTTGGTGGACGGCGGGTTGAACTTCAGCATCGCCTTCTGCCGGCCCAGTCCGATCCGCACCCGGCCGAAGTCCTCGTGGCTGGACCGACGCTCCCAGAGCCGGCTGCCCATCGCGACGGACCAGAGCCAGCTCGGCTGCGGGTTGTTCCACAGCACGAACCTGCGCTGCTGGTCGGCGGCCTCCCGGGCCTGCTTGCGCAACTGGCCGATGTACCGCAGGAAGTCCCGGCGCTCGCCCCGCATCTTGCGCTTACGCTCGGCGGCCGCCCGGCCGATCTGCATGACACCCATGAGCAGCATGCCACCGGCCATGGCGCCACCCATGACGTACATCATCGGGGTGCGGTTGTAGAGGCCGAACATGGCCAGCATCGCGCCCATGCCGAGGCCCATCGGCACGACCATCGCGAACGAGCGGAAGTCGAGCGGGGCCTCCTCCGCCATCAGCGGGGGCTCCTGCAACTCGATGGAGCCTTCCGGCGCCTCGGGGCCCTGCGCACGGGGCGGACGTTTGATCGTGACAGTACTCATCCGAGCATCCCCGACTCGTCGTCGTTACCGCCCCAGGCGGTGTTCTCCTGGCGGAGCAGCTTCACCGAGTAGCGGTCGTTGCGGTACCGCTCGGTCACCTTGACGTCGTCGTCCTCCTCGGCCTGCCGCTTCTTCTCCTTGGCCCGGGCCTCTTCCTCCTCCTTGCGGAGACGGTCCTGCTCGTCCCAGTACGCCTTCGCCCGCGCGGCCTGTTCCTCTTCGTCCTTCGCGAGCGACTTCGTGAACTCGGCGTCGCTGACCCCCTCCTCACCGCAGGGACGCATCTTGTCCAGGTCGGCGCTGAAGAAGTCGGGCACACCACCGGCCGACGGGGCCGCCTTCGGCGGAATCACCCGCCGCCATACGGCACGAGGAGGTTGCGGGGTCTCGGACATCGTCACCCTTCCGTACCGTCGTCGGACGGTTTGCCGCCGGTCAGCCAATCCGCGTCGCCGGCGTCGTCCCAGCCCGACATGTCGTCGGGTTCGTCATCCGGCCGGACCAGTGGCACGTGGTCGTCCACCGGCCGCCGCGCAGTGCCATCACCACCTGGGGTGGTGCCGTCACCACCCCAGGTGGTGTCGTCCTCGCGCAACAGCTCGGCGGAACCGGAACGCTCCCCGGTCTCGTCGTCCTCGGCACCGTCGGACCGCCGGGGTCCAGCACTTCTCCGGTCGTCGCCGTCCGTGATGGCACCCGCTCGGCCGAGCCCCGCGGCCAAGCCGACCCCGGCCACGCCACCAGCACCCGCCGCGATGGTGCCCACTCCGGGCACGACCACGACGACCTCCTCGGCCTTGGCCGCCACGGGCTTCTTCGGCACCGTGTCGGCCGGGACGGCGGGGCCCGCGCCGGACGGCTGACTCGACTGCCCGGCCGGTCCGGCCTGGCCCGACGAAGTTGTCTGGCCCGGCGAGGCTGGCTGACCCGGCGGCGCCGACGGGCTCGCTTGGCCCACCGGCACCTGTCCGGCCTGCCCAGGGGCACCGATGAGCACCGGGGTGGCCGGGGATCCACCGACGACCGGCGTCTCGGTGATCGGCGTCTCGGTGATCGTCTCGCCTTCGGCGGGTGCCCCCGGACCGCCGACGACGGGCGTGCCCGGAAGGTCCACCGCGGTGGGCAGCTCGACCGCCACCGGCGGAACGATCACCTCGACCGGAGGCGGCGGGCCCACCGGCGGTACCGTCGCCTCGGGCACGTTGGGCACGGTCACTTCCGGCGCAGTGACATCAGGAACGATCACCGCCGCCACGTCGGGCACGGTCACTTCCACATCAGGAACAGTCACCACCGACACGCTGGGCACGGTCACTTCCGGCACGGTTACGTCAGGAACGGTCACCGCGGGCACGGTCGTGTCCGGGGCGTGGGCTCCGGGAGGAGTACCGGCATCCGGGATCTCCACGGCCGGGGATTCCGTGACCGGGACTTCCATTTCCGGCGTCACGGCGGCCGGGACGTCCGGGGCCCCGATGTCGGGCACGCCGAGATCCGGCCGGTAGTCCACCGGCACGCTCAGATCCGGCACGCTCAGATCCGGGATCGTCACTGCGGAAACCGGGGGCGGTGTGGCCTCGAAGCCCGCGCCACCGGCCGTGACTCCGCCGGAGGAGTCCGGCGTGTGGTCCACCGGGCCCGAACCGGACCAACCCGTCTGGTCCTGCTCCACGAGAGCGGAGGCGTCGGTGGCGCCCCCCGGTGCAGCGTCCCCGGGCGCGTTGCTGCCCGGCATGCCGGGCATGGGCGGCGGCATCCCACCGGCTCCGGTAGAGGCCGGGACGGCGGGGGCCGGGATGGCCGTCCCGCCACCGGCCGCCGGGGCTTCCCAATCGGGTACGCCGACCGGGGCAGGCGTCTCGACCGAGGTCCCCGCACCCAGCGATCCGGTGTCCGGGGCGATCCAGCCCGGTGTCTCCAGACCCGCACCGCCCGCACCGGCACCGGTGGGTGCCTCCGGGGTGCCCGCGCCCAGGTTCCCGGACGGCTTCCAGTCACCGGCGTCCGCGCCGATCAGCCCGGAGGCATCCGGGGAGTCCGGGACGCCTCCGCCCGGGGTTCCGCCACCCGGGGCGCCCGGCGAGCCAGGCATCATCGGCATGCCCGAGCTGGGCAGTCCCGCGCCCGGTCCGGTCGTACCCGGTGTGGTCTGCGTGCCCGGTGTGGTCTCGACGACCGGGAGATCCGGCAACCGCGGCGCGGTGGCCCCGTCGAAGCCGCCACCGCCGGGAACCGCACCGCCGGACCCGTTCGGGATTCCCACGTCCGGCACGAGCTGCTGCCAGTCGGAGCCGTCGCCTTCGACGAGCCCCTTCGAGTCCGGGGCGTCGGGGAGACCGGTGCCACCTCCGGCTCCGGCACCGGGAGCGCCGCCACCGGGCATACCCGGCATCATCGGCGACTGGAGACCACCACTACCCGGCACCGCACCCGACGACGAACCCGGCCCCTCGACGGCTCCCAGCGACGGGGACTGCCAGTCCGAGCCGTCACCTTCCACGAGCCCCTTCGAGTCCGGGGCCTCCGGCACACCCGAACCACCACCGGCACCCCCACCGGGGGCACCACCACCGGGCATACCCGGCATCATCGGCTGCTGGAGACCACCACTACCCGGCACCGCACCCGACGACGAGCCCGGCCCTTCGACACCACCGAACGACGGCGACTTCCAATCGGTCGCATCGCCTTCCACAAGCCCCTTCGAATCGGGAGCCTCCGGCACACCGGCACCACCGCCGGCACCCCCACCGGGAGCACCACCACCGGGCATACCCGGCATCATCGGCTGCTGGAGACCACCACTACCCGGCACCGCACCCGACGACGAACCGGGCACATCCACACCACCGAACGACGGCGACTTCCAATCGGTCGCATCGCCCTCGACAAGGCCCTTCGAATCCGGGGCCTCCGGCACACCCGAACCACCACCGGCACCCCCACCGGGAGCACCACCACCGGGCATACCCGGCATCATCGGCTGCTGGAATCCGCTGCCGCCGGTGCCCGGCGAGGCGCCGCCCGGCGAGTTCGGGATGTCCACGCCGGTGAATCCACCGGGCTTGAAGTCATCGTTGTCGCCGAGCAGGCCGTTCGCGTCGGGCTTCTCGGGGAGGCCGACACCGCCGCCCGCGCCCGCGCCACCGCCACCGGCTCCGGGTGAACCCATGCCGGGGATGCTCGGCGGGTTGAAGCCGGTTCCCCCTCCGGTGCCACCGCCGCCTGGAGTCCGACCGCCCAGCTCGCCGGGACCGGTGACCGTCGGTGGCCGTACCGAGTTGCCGCCACCGGCGCCGTTGCTGTTGCCGCCTCCGGTGCCACCGGCCGGGGCTTTGATCACTGGGGGGATGACGGCGGCGGCGTTACCGGATCCGCCACCGGCACCGCCCGGCGGGTTGATCACCGGGGCTTCGAAGCCCGGCAGGCCGGCTCCGGTTCCGCCACCGGCACCGCCGGTACCGCCGGGCGTGCGGCCGCCGACCTCCCCCGGGCCGTTGAACGCCGGCGGGTTGACGGCGGAGTTGGCACCACCGGGTCCACTGATGTTCGGGCTGTTGAAAGCGGGGGTGGTGACGCTCGCGAAGTTGCCGGAGCCGGGGCCGGAGCTGTTGAACGCCGGTGTGGTGACGTTGCCCGGCCCGCCCTTGAGGGCGGGGGTGGTGATGCTGTTGAGGTTCGGCGTCGTGATGTTCGGCACCGTGATGTTCGACGGCGCGGTGATCACCGGTGTGGTGACCCCCTTGATGTTGGGGGTGGTGAACACCGGTGTCGTGAGCGTCTGCGTCGTGAAGGCCACGGTGGTGAGGTTCATCGTCGTGGTCTTCGGCATGGTCGGCGTGGTGATGGCCGACGTGGGCATGGTGACCCCGGACGTGCCCGCCTTGTCGGTGGTCATCTTGTACTGGGTGGCCACCGTGTCGACGACCTGCGCCATCTGTTCGGCCATCGGCTTCTCGTACTCGGTGCCGCTGATCGGCACCGGTGCGTTGCTGTTGCCACCGACGCCGTTCTGTGAGGCGATCGACGCCCAGGCACGGTCCAGATAGGAGATCGTCTGCTGACCCCAGGACAGATAGTTGGCGGCGTCGTAGAGCTGCGACGGCAGCGAGTTGAGGTTCGTCGACGAGTTGATGTTGTTGGCGGCGGTGTCGGAGTGCGGAATCGCGCCACCGGCCAGGTGCTCGGCCTGTTTACCCAACAGGTCGGCGTAGAAGTTCATCTTGTCCTGGAACGCGGTGGCGGCCGGGCCCTTCCATGCCTTGTCGTCGCCGATCATCGACTTGGTCGTCGACCGGATGGTCTGCTCCAGCCAGATCAGCAGGTCCTGCGTCGCCTGGAAGGCACGCGCGGCCTCGACGACGGACGCCACGTTGACCCGGCTGGCCGCGTAGTTCGAGCCCGCGTCGGTGGTCAGCGCCGCACCGCCGTTGACGGCGGCCTCGAGCTTCCGCCATCCACGGGTCTCGGTGGCCCAGGTCTTGTAGTCGTACAGGTCCCCGACAGGGATCACCTTCGGCGGGAATGTGGATGCCGATTCCGACGGGTCGTTCCATCCGTCGAGCTTGGTTTCACCGAGACCGTTGCCCATTCCCTGTCCTCAATGCGAGCACTACCCAAAGCGGTTTCAACACCGAAGAGCCTTGCGGTCGTACGTACGGCTAGTTGCCGTCGGTCTTGATGGTCTTCGCTCCGTAGCCGCCCAGGCCGTCGAGCCCCTTGAACGACTCGCCCATGATCGCGGTGAGTTTGTCCGTCGTGAGCGAGTTGAGCTCTTCGAGGTTCTTGTACTCACCGGCCATCTTCAGCAGGGCTTCCGCCACCGCGATGAGGGAGGTGTTCATGTTGACCAGCATGTCTTTCATATCGCCCTTGACGCCGCCGTCCTGGGCCGTCGCCCCGACGATCGCCTGGCGCAGCACCTCGGCCCGCGCGAAGCCACCCGGCTTGGGGTCCACCGCGTTCAGCTGGTCCACCGTCGACAGCAGGACGTTGCCGGGGCCGGTGAGCTTCTGCAGCACCTCTTTCGCGAACCACTCCAGAGCGGCGGTGTTGACTGCCACGCCATTGGTCGCGGCGGCGTCACCCTTGAACCCGCCGATGGCCGGCGGCTTGAAACCAGAGCCGGTCGGGGTGGTGTTCTCGTCGATCCAGTCGGACTGCGAGTTGAAGGCCGGCGGCCGCACGTTCGAGGGATCGGTGATCTGTCCCTTGTAATCCTTGACCAGCTTCTTCCAGCCCTCGGTGTCGAGGATGTTCGCGCTGTACCAGTCCCGCGACTCGACCCATTCCGGGTGCTCGCCACGGACCGAGTCCTTCCAGGTGTCGTAGTTGACACCGGTCCGGTCGTTCGAGTGCTTGTTGTAGTACGCCATCCACGAGTCGTGGGCCGCCTGCGTGGTCCCGGCCGGGTAGCCCTTGGCCTCGTCATGCGTGGAATAGGCGTGCATCGCGGTGATGGCTTTCTCGTTCGGGTAACCCCAGTCGACACTGGCCATGACATTCCACTCCACTCGGTGCTCGGTGTTCGGCGTACGCGGGTACGGACAAAGGCGGAAAGCCCAGCGGCCCGGGTCATCGAGCGCACCGGGCCGGGGAGGACAACAGGGCTGCCGCGCCGGAGGGCACGACAGCCACGCGACGTGTGGATCAGCCGCCGCGGACGTCGTTCCAGATCATCGCGTGGCGCTGCTCGGTGGTGCCGTAGTTGTCCGAGATGGTCAGCAGCGTCTGCCGCGCCTGCTCGAGGTAGACGACCATGTTGTCGGCCGCGTTGTTCCACGCCAGCTTCGAGACGTAGTACTGGTCGCGGGCGGCACCGGTCCACTCCTTGAGGCTGGCCTCGACCGTGGACTCCATCTCGTCGAGCGACGTCTGGATCTTCTTGTTGATGTTGTTCATGTCGGTCAGAACAGCGTCTGCCTGCACGAAGTCGAAGGTGTAGTTGGACATGTCAGTCCTTTCGGGAGGTCAGGGGTTCAGGACTTCGGCTCAGAAGCCGGGCAGGGCGGCGCCGAACGACTGCGCCACGCTGGCGGCCTCGTCCTCGGCGGACTGGTAGCCCTTGGTGGTCACACCCATGACCTCGAGCATCTTGATCAGCTCGTTGATGACCTGCTGGAAGGCCCGCTCCCAGTTGTCCATCGCCTGGTTGAAGCCCTGGGACGCCGACCCGGTCCAGGAGGCGAGCAGGATGGCCATCTGGCCGTTCACCGAGCGCAGATCACCGGTGAAAAGGGTCGCCTTGTCGGAAAACTCCTGGGCAGCCCTCTGCATACCCGGTTCGGTAGTGCTAACGGCAGGCATCGTCACGGCCGGACTCCTAACATCGCGAACTTGGCAGTGAAGAGTCTTGATGGAAAGGCCCACCGAACGACAACTCAGATGCGGGCTCGATGTCCGAACGTCGCCGAACATTGCACGACAGCGCTCCGTTCCGTCGTTGACGGGCCGAAAGGCCGGGTAGACCGGTTGCACTTTCAGGCACTTAGAGGGTGCCCATGGTTCCGGTGGCCGCTACGAGGATCTTCACTGGAAAACGGCGTCTTCATCAGACGGCGGCGTCGAGGGAGTGGTCCGGCTTGAACTACAGCGAACGCATCGAAGGCCTGTTCCAGGAGTACGAGAAGCAGCGCAACAGCCTCACCGAGATGCAGGCCAAGATGAACGCGCTCTCGGCCACCGCCATGTCCCCACGTC from Actinoplanes derwentensis includes these protein-coding regions:
- a CDS encoding WXG100 family type VII secretion target, producing the protein MSNYTFDFVQADAVLTDMNNINKKIQTSLDEMESTVEASLKEWTGAARDQYYVSKLAWNNAADNMVVYLEQARQTLLTISDNYGTTEQRHAMIWNDVRGG
- the eccD gene encoding type VII secretion integral membrane protein EccD, whose translation is MSTALNEQLCRITVIGPERKVDLAVPMRMPVGNLMPMLVRHTTNLSRVPDGDVPDESWVLQRLGQAPFEFAGTPESLDWLEGEELHLRPTEDPLPELAFDDLAEGVATMVNRRGDRWLPEYRRVLFLVLSLVAMGALAAVLVDKGPVLPQVIVGGVLAVGLLVAAVISALRQNDSAFPLLFGGGAAFFAAVSASSAVDGDPDGVSLNGPALLAAAVAVGAVFAFLLVMQRTVTPVIPFAPLLAGGVTAVIAVLVLVTRDIAEMTAPGVSATAVTLILTMVVLAPRAAVKFSRLRGPQLPKTGADMSYDIEPEDSDLVRTRANDADTYLTVCMVSSALVLPFLMHFTMAVPGWSGWTLVLMTSSAILLRSRTFFGLWQRIALVLAGTVGYLMVVLKFSDMFGASGRYVLLGGLVALLIPLVMAALRPWPRRMLPFWEYTATGLDVATGLVVLPVLAQVLGLYTWARGLFG
- a CDS encoding WXG100 family type VII secretion target, coding for MTMPAVSTTEPGMQRAAQEFSDKATLFTGDLRSVNGQMAILLASWTGSASQGFNQAMDNWERAFQQVINELIKMLEVMGVTTKGYQSAEDEAASVAQSFGAALPGF
- the eccCa gene encoding type VII secretion protein EccCa, with protein sequence MSTVTIKRPPRAQGPEAPEGSIELQEPPLMAEEAPLDFRSFAMVVPMGLGMGAMLAMFGLYNRTPMMYVMGGAMAGGMLLMGVMQIGRAAAERKRKMRGERRDFLRYIGQLRKQAREAADQQRRFVLWNNPQPSWLWSVAMGSRLWERRSSHEDFGRVRIGLGRQKAMLKFNPPSTKPIEDLEPLSSISLRRFSEAYQTVSGIPTSVGLTSFTSVEFEGAIDPAIDLARAMVAQLATFHAPDELRIAVLAAEVHRGPWEWIKWLPHNAHPTAFDAAGPVRMFAGTHEALMDMLGPDVTDRGDHDKNVRSTSAEPLVVIIAHLVDLPDSSRLLGAGIRNTVLLDLTGAMPGGPKVLRLTVKDDVVEFPAGAATGSAQRDSLDDVQCEALARIIAPKRTSGTLEVSDEPLETSFELTTLLGIRDAMTFDVQALWRTRTPQRNRLMVPIGVTEEREVIELDLKESAQGGMGPHGLLIGATGSGKSELLRTLVCGLAATHSSEILNLVLVDFKGGATFIGMEKLPHTSAVITNLADELPLVDRMQDALNGEMTRRQEMLRASGYASLFDYEKARGNGAQLVPFPVLLIIVDEFSELLSSKAEFMDLFVSIGRLGRSLGVHLLLASQRLDEGRINRVEGHLSYRLALRTFSSMESRSVIGVGAAYELPPEPGNGFLKIDTTNLVRFKAAYVSGSYTGSGRKAGSVETVDDLPADVVPFTTRQVAVRHDPGPERPEQAAEETPTTADGPSLVEVLLDRLAGSGPPARQVWLPPLSSAPSLDSLLPSVVPDPDRGMTIDDPYVRGGLRVPVGIVDRPAEQLRELLVVDLNGADGHVGIAGAPQSGKSTLLRSLILALSLANTPREVQFYGLDFGGGGLASISGLPHVGSVATRMERDRVVRTVEEVLQVMERREAEFASHGLDSMATYLTRVAEGVIEDNFGHVFLVIDGWYTMKQDFQELEQKFQELASRGLSFGVHVIVTATRWSEMRTWMRDLLGTKLELRLGDAMESEHGNRKAQTVPNQVGRGLTDGALHFLAALPRMDGSSDVNDLAEATKAVVEEIGTFWPGPAAPPVRMLPAHLMVEQLPLPEPEFKVVIGQDEQRLAPVWHDFMVTPHMLVFGDSETGKTNMLRLVLRAIQQRYQPDQAKVVLGDSRRDLDTAIDAAYQVGFAFTGDKMYELAGQTSVSMNKRMPGAEISSDRMRKRDWWEGPELFVIVDDYDLMAKGTGMGSALDPVLPLLAQGTYIGLHLIVARSTSGAMRAMMDPVIRRMWELGTPAMLFSYPKEEGKFLGEAKPRQLPPGRAQLVTRRGVRLMQTGFVSDPAL